Proteins encoded within one genomic window of Gloeobacter kilaueensis JS1:
- a CDS encoding ABC-F family ATP-binding cassette domain-containing protein produces MLRLESVSKIYPTGEVLKDCTWEVLPGERIGLVGANGAGKSTQIKMLLGLEEPTTGQVIRPSQIKIAYLAQEFMVTPGQSVREELLSVFEEAHAVQHELGEAQLALATADGAPEAELTRLLKKIDRLQDRFEALDGSILISKVEKLLPELGFGDAEGDRAVETFSGGWQMRIGLGKLLLAEPDVLLLDEPTNHLDLETIEWLEKYLRSLNRAMVIVSHDRRFLDRVVTKIVEVERGVAATYSGNYSFYQQAKAEREEAQLSAYERQQRELERQQVFIERFRASATRSTQAKSREKQLEKIERVEAPLSRERTLRFRFAPAPASGKQVMCVRDLSLEYGGEIVFLGADLEIQRGDRIALLGPNGAGKSTLLRLLALEEEPTAGTIAMGHNVIAGYYAQHQAEILDMGKSALATLHDEAPQLTDEQVRTMLGRFLFSGDTVFKKVSALSGGEKSRLALARLLLRPSNFLLLDEPTNHLDIPSKEMLEEALVSYDGTAVIVSHDRYFIERVATKIVEIREGELYTYDGDYEYYLEKKAAEAEQKALAEKKAREAARAAEKRAKEKQKQKQKAGK; encoded by the coding sequence GTGCTCAGACTCGAATCGGTCAGTAAGATCTATCCCACCGGCGAAGTGCTCAAAGACTGCACCTGGGAGGTGCTGCCGGGCGAGCGCATCGGTCTTGTCGGGGCCAACGGTGCCGGCAAATCGACCCAGATCAAGATGCTGCTCGGATTGGAGGAGCCGACCACAGGCCAGGTGATTCGCCCCAGCCAGATCAAAATTGCTTACCTTGCCCAGGAATTTATGGTGACGCCGGGCCAGAGCGTGCGCGAGGAGCTGCTTTCGGTCTTTGAAGAAGCCCACGCCGTCCAGCACGAACTGGGTGAAGCCCAACTTGCCCTCGCCACCGCCGACGGCGCGCCCGAGGCTGAACTCACCCGACTGCTCAAAAAAATTGACCGCCTGCAGGACCGCTTCGAGGCGCTGGACGGTTCGATTCTCATCAGCAAGGTCGAAAAGTTGCTGCCGGAACTGGGTTTTGGCGACGCCGAAGGGGATCGGGCGGTGGAGACCTTCAGCGGCGGCTGGCAGATGCGCATCGGCCTGGGCAAGCTGCTCCTGGCTGAGCCGGACGTTCTGCTTTTAGACGAACCCACCAACCACCTCGATCTTGAGACGATCGAGTGGCTCGAAAAGTATCTGAGAAGCCTCAATCGGGCAATGGTAATCGTCTCCCACGACCGCCGCTTTCTCGATCGGGTCGTCACCAAGATCGTCGAGGTCGAGCGGGGAGTGGCTGCGACCTACAGCGGCAACTACAGCTTCTACCAGCAGGCAAAAGCCGAGCGCGAGGAGGCCCAGCTTTCGGCCTACGAGCGCCAGCAGCGCGAACTGGAGCGCCAGCAGGTCTTTATCGAGCGCTTTCGCGCCTCGGCGACCCGCAGCACCCAGGCCAAAAGCCGCGAAAAACAGCTCGAAAAGATCGAACGGGTCGAGGCTCCCCTGAGCCGGGAGCGCACCCTGCGCTTTCGCTTTGCCCCGGCTCCGGCGAGCGGCAAGCAGGTGATGTGCGTGCGCGACCTGTCGCTGGAGTACGGCGGTGAGATTGTCTTTCTCGGTGCGGACCTCGAAATTCAAAGAGGCGACCGCATCGCCCTACTCGGTCCCAACGGTGCCGGTAAATCGACCCTGCTCAGGCTGCTGGCCCTTGAGGAAGAGCCTACCGCCGGTACGATTGCGATGGGCCACAACGTGATTGCGGGCTACTACGCCCAGCACCAGGCCGAGATTCTCGACATGGGCAAGTCCGCCCTCGCCACCCTGCACGACGAAGCGCCCCAACTCACCGACGAGCAGGTGCGCACGATGCTGGGCCGCTTTTTATTCAGTGGCGATACGGTCTTCAAAAAGGTGAGTGCCCTCTCCGGCGGTGAAAAGTCGCGCCTGGCTCTGGCCCGCCTGCTCCTGCGGCCCTCGAACTTTTTACTATTAGATGAGCCGACCAACCACCTCGATATTCCCAGCAAAGAAATGCTCGAAGAGGCTCTGGTGAGCTACGACGGCACGGCGGTGATCGTCTCCCACGACCGCTACTTCATCGAGCGCGTCGCCACCAAGATCGTCGAAATTCGCGAGGGCGAACTATATACTTACGACGGCGACTACGAGTACTACCTCGAAAAAAAAGCCGCCGAGGCTGAGCAAAAAGCCCTCGCCGAAAAAAAAGCCCGCGAGGCAGCCAGAGCTGCCGAGAAGCGGGCCAAAGAAAAGCAAAAACAAAAGCAAAAAGCCGGCAAGTAG
- a CDS encoding RtcB family protein → MPFEKLDLSAAAPVFSWANHPLAENEARMAANVASLPFVFKHVALMPDVHLGKGALVGSVLATRDAIIPAAVGVDVGCGTVALKTPFVGDQLEGKLKQIRLDIEKMIPVGMAENAQVESEVTHWSGWRSFSALHPGVQRCEQKALKQAGSLGGGNHFIEICVDTEQAVWLMLHSGSRGIGNLLAQRHIDTARDLAKLAQMHLPDPDLAYFVSNTPEFDAYWHDLQWAQDYARFNREIMMARLKRVVEKQLAGGRPFKPLLMVNCHHNYAEREVHYGEKVYVTRKGAVRAQQGDLGIIPGSMGAKSFIVRGKGNRESYCSCAHGAGRLMSRHRAKQTFSLDDFIAQTAGVECRKDTGLIDEIPGAYKPIDGVMAQQSDLVEVVATLKQVVCVKG, encoded by the coding sequence ATGCCTTTTGAAAAGCTCGACCTCTCAGCGGCTGCCCCGGTCTTTTCCTGGGCCAACCATCCGCTGGCCGAAAACGAAGCGCGCATGGCGGCCAACGTTGCCTCCTTGCCCTTCGTCTTCAAGCACGTCGCGCTGATGCCCGACGTTCACCTGGGTAAGGGTGCCCTGGTGGGTTCTGTCCTTGCTACCCGCGATGCAATTATTCCGGCGGCTGTGGGGGTCGATGTGGGTTGCGGGACGGTCGCCCTCAAGACGCCTTTTGTAGGCGATCAACTGGAGGGCAAGCTCAAGCAGATTCGCCTCGACATCGAGAAGATGATCCCGGTCGGGATGGCCGAAAATGCCCAAGTCGAGTCCGAAGTCACCCACTGGAGCGGCTGGCGGTCGTTTTCTGCTCTCCATCCGGGTGTGCAGCGCTGCGAACAAAAAGCGCTCAAGCAGGCGGGTTCGCTCGGGGGCGGCAACCACTTCATCGAGATTTGCGTCGATACCGAGCAGGCGGTCTGGCTGATGTTGCACTCCGGCTCGCGGGGTATCGGCAACCTGCTTGCCCAGCGCCACATCGATACGGCGCGGGATCTGGCGAAGCTCGCTCAGATGCACCTGCCCGACCCGGATCTCGCTTACTTTGTGAGCAACACTCCCGAGTTCGACGCCTACTGGCACGATCTGCAGTGGGCGCAGGACTACGCCCGCTTCAACCGGGAGATCATGATGGCGCGCCTGAAGCGGGTGGTCGAAAAGCAACTGGCTGGGGGCCGCCCCTTCAAGCCGCTGCTCATGGTCAACTGCCACCACAACTACGCCGAGCGGGAAGTCCACTACGGCGAGAAAGTCTACGTCACCCGCAAGGGAGCGGTGCGCGCCCAACAGGGCGATCTGGGCATCATTCCCGGTTCGATGGGTGCAAAGTCCTTCATCGTGCGCGGCAAGGGCAACCGCGAGAGCTACTGCTCCTGTGCCCACGGAGCGGGCCGGCTGATGTCGCGCCATCGCGCCAAGCAGACCTTCAGCCTCGACGACTTTATAGCCCAGACGGCGGGGGTCGAGTGCCGCAAGGATACTGGCTTGATCGACGAGATCCCCGGCGCTTACAAGCCCATCGACGGGGTGATGGCCCAGCAAAGCGATCTCGTCGAGGTCGTCGCCACCCTCAAGCAAGTCGTCTGCGTCAAGGGTTGA
- a CDS encoding GNAT family N-acetyltransferase: MFAVSSVSWQQCQQELYYVRRLVFIEEQAVPAEIEIDGWDELSIHVLARDLGGEPIGCGRLLPDGHIGRMAVLPAWRGQGVGRALLDCLLDLAQKAGIETVHLSAQVHAIPFYLKAGFVPYGDIYDEAGIPHRAMHKIHSK; the protein is encoded by the coding sequence ATGTTTGCTGTTTCATCCGTAAGCTGGCAGCAGTGCCAGCAGGAACTGTACTACGTGCGTCGCCTGGTCTTTATCGAAGAGCAGGCCGTCCCGGCAGAAATCGAAATCGACGGGTGGGACGAGCTGAGCATCCACGTCCTCGCCCGCGATCTGGGTGGTGAACCCATCGGCTGCGGACGGCTCCTGCCCGATGGCCACATTGGCCGGATGGCTGTCCTGCCTGCGTGGCGGGGGCAGGGCGTCGGTCGGGCGCTGCTCGATTGCCTGCTGGATCTGGCCCAAAAAGCCGGGATCGAGACGGTCCACCTGAGTGCTCAGGTCCACGCCATTCCCTTCTATCTCAAGGCGGGCTTCGTTCCCTACGGCGACATCTACGACGAGGCCGGTATCCCCCACCGGGCGATGCACAAAATTCATTCAAAATAA
- a CDS encoding DUF4142 domain-containing protein: MNGKTIAATLAASLLLAGTPAVFAQKAMNPQTGQVKVSPVDAKFMVQAAQSDMTEIKTSQLALDKSQNSAVRDFAQRMIDEHTKSSSELKPIAERKNVTLAAELAPKQQALYDKLSGLSGEQFDRAYMQGQQKAHSDTEALFSRYLRTGRDADTKAFARKVLPVVQKHERMAADISSGRVAGSMDKSMMNKPMTPNSSGTEPAATTNRTGPAMGSPTDNQTTNPASTPPASNQTNNTKDRPYPDNATPTEPK; the protein is encoded by the coding sequence ATGAACGGCAAGACGATAGCTGCCACTCTGGCGGCCAGTTTGCTGCTTGCGGGCACACCGGCTGTGTTTGCGCAAAAGGCAATGAACCCCCAGACCGGCCAGGTCAAAGTCAGCCCGGTCGATGCCAAATTTATGGTCCAGGCTGCCCAGAGCGACATGACCGAGATCAAAACCAGCCAACTGGCGCTCGATAAGAGTCAAAACAGCGCCGTGCGCGATTTTGCCCAGCGGATGATCGACGAGCACACCAAGTCGAGCAGCGAGCTGAAGCCGATTGCCGAGCGCAAGAACGTGACGCTCGCGGCTGAATTGGCTCCCAAGCAGCAGGCCCTCTACGACAAGCTGTCGGGCCTGTCGGGCGAGCAGTTCGACCGCGCCTACATGCAGGGCCAGCAAAAGGCTCACAGCGACACCGAGGCGCTTTTCTCGCGCTACCTGCGCACCGGCAGGGACGCCGACACCAAAGCCTTCGCCCGCAAGGTCCTGCCGGTGGTTCAGAAGCACGAGCGGATGGCCGCCGATATTTCGAGCGGTCGCGTCGCAGGCTCGATGGATAAGTCGATGATGAACAAGCCGATGACACCCAATTCGAGTGGCACCGAGCCTGCAGCCACCACCAACCGCACCGGCCCGGCAATGGGTTCGCCTACGGACAACCAGACCACCAATCCGGCGAGCACTCCCCCTGCCAGCAACCAGACCAACAACACCAAAGATCGTCCTTACCCGGACAACGCCACCCCGACTGAGCCAAAGTAA